aCTCTCATGTTCCTATGTCACAGATCTTATCATTtgcaaaaaatagaaaaagtggAAGTAACTTCTGGATTCCGCTGTAATCTAGCCTAGAAAGTTTGCTCAAAGATTTTGGAAATGTCTGCTCAATCAAGAATTAATTTTGGTAGCGTATAAAAcacttttattaaatatatgttcccaaaaaaatacatttggatTACCAAATTTTCCTCATTTGAAAGTGTATAAGTACTGAAGCAagcataaaatacattttttgcttattttgtcaaattacttttaattctttttgctTATTCTTCACAATGTATTAGAAATGTTTAAGCCTGAACCACTCCCAGTCAGAACCATTGTAAGATTACATCTCACACTCAGTTTACAGAGATTCCAAAGGACTACATTATCATGGTCTTAAATACCAGCTGTTCAGAACCACAATCATACCACGACATGTACACTACATCACTGCAAAGGACTTTTAAATTTAATCACATctacaactaaaaaaaaaaaaagtcattttctaaCAAGAGAAGTATGCATTGGTCATTTTACTGCTTACTGCCTGCCTTATAGTTCACCAAAAGTTTAGTTTATGAAGCTGAGCAAGCTAAGCTAGATTTAATACCATATTTATCATGTAGAATAACACTGAACCTATGAAATTTCCTAAGTCTTACGTGaccaaaaaagcaaacaaacaaaaactcattcaagaagcagaagaagctgCAGCCGTGGTCCAAGTACCTTGGATCCTGAAATGgagatttcttttgctttccatttaattttctaTGGTCAATAACAGCAATGATAACAACATTCAGATCTCTGCCTACAAGTCCCTGAGATCATTATTACCACAAACTGTGGATGCATATTGCAGTCATGGAACCCTCACAGAAGAGAAACTAGAAGCTAACAGGAATAAGATTCAATAAGCAATAAGAACCATCATTtcaaaaaaagggaagaagattaCTTAATATCTTGCCAGAGACTGTGATTAAACATGTTTCCACAATTTAAGACAGGATTTCACAAAAATAGTTTAAACAAGATCCACTGAGAGACACCAAGCAGACAAACTATATAATAGGTCCCAGGACAGCCCTGTACCTGAAAAAACGTGGACACACACAGTTATTATTCCTGTAGGTGTGCCAACTTTATTTTCCCCGAGGCATCCACTGAGAGTTACTGCTGGAGACAGAACAcagggctcagcacagctcctggtCTGTAACACTGTGGCTGTTCTTTTATATTGAAATCACTGTGCTTACAGAGGAACAGAATGAAATTTACTGGATTAATTATTACTGATTTTCCAATGGtatccaattttatttttaagcacagGAATCACAGCAAGCTGATGAAGATCACTCAATGACCTGAATCTTATGAAGTTAAGTGACAATGGAGGGTGTGGGGCGGAACGCAGCAGCACATCGTAGCAGCACAATATTCTCTTCTTTCATATGGCATTGAGGAAGGAGAGTTTTCAACTGGAATAAATGCACACTAATTCACTACTGAGTGTGCTGATATGTGTCAGTTCAGAACCTGAAGCATGTTTCCATCTTTCATCAATGACCTCAACAGGCCATCTGACAGTTGCCATGCTAACATCTAGTTGATAATCTTAGTTcagttttaaataaagtttaatGATTGAAACAACTTGGAACCCGTTTGTAATTGGTTCAGAGTTTGGGTGGCTCAAATGTCATGGAAAAGAGAATCTCATGATAAGAGAATACAAACAGAAgtccacatttttatttcttattcccCAGATTTCATGTGACAAAATAAACACTACTTTGAGTCTTCTCTTGATATTCTTTTATGAAAACATGCCTGAATAATTTGATTCTCATATATTTCATTGCTGTGAAATTCTCACCATACAAGTTGATAGTTTCATTTAATCatgtattaaaatacaaataactgCAATATTAGCCGTGTGCTACACCATATTTAGCCACTATGTCATTACAGcagttttctattttgaagAATACAAAAccagagaaacaagaaatacagaatttctGCATGTAAGTGCTTCTCCAGTTGCATGTGATGCAACGAACTTTGACAACTACAGAACAGTATGACAGCATCTCTCTCCATAGAAGGCAATAATTAACTACCTGTGTTTTGGGattatatataatacatatatatatatgtaattggAACCAGGATACATTTTTATCATAAAAACATACAATCTGAGATTCTGTGAATGTTCTATATGtcaaaggagagggaaaaagcaGGACGAGTGCCAATATAAGAGATGCAATGGCTTCAACATAAGCTAAGCTTCActgcacagagaaagaaatctaaataatattttgaaatgtcgTCCTTTATTGTTGAAactaatcatagaatggcctgggttgaaaaggaccacaacaatcatctagtttcaaccaaTCCAACCAGTAATTTAGTTTCTGACCTTTAGGTCTATGCAATATCCTACTGCAATGAGGCCATCTGCTCAGGCCTAGCAATCATGACAGAGGACATCAGACATCTagctggcactgctgtctgGAAAAAATAGCTGGAGGCCAGAAGGAATACTATAGGGCTATCTCAAGGGTGTAACTACAGAGGGAAGCAGAACAAAGCTGAAAGCCTGCTGGCCAAACTAATGAACAAAGCCACAGGCACTTTACAAGTAGCTGGCACCataattaatttcagtttaGATTCGTCCTCCACATTTGTTGTAAACAAACTACAGAAGCAGAAACTAGAGTGAGATGCACAATGCTGCATACTACCAGTCCCACCTACAGGAATGTGCCCTTCCACCACTCctcatttctgaagttttattgTACCAAAGAAGGGCAAGATCTGAACATTATCCCACGAATtgaaggaggggaagaaaaagataacTGAAGAAGGGAGCAAGGTTATGGAAGGAATATGGGAAACACACGAAGAACCTAACAGGATAAAAAAGGAACTGATATTCCAACATTTACCATGAATTCAGTTGCTGTTAAGCTTTCAAATTTTTATAATGCAAATACTACATACTTCCATACGGTATCACAGTCACACAGGGGAAAACTACAGTGTGGTTATTTATCCACACTGCTGTAGTAACATATAAACatgcttgtattttaaaaaagaaaatctattcaTTGACTGAAGTCCAAAATCCTTCACACACATCCTAAAGAAAAGGCAGCATGACCAAAGTAGAGAAATAAAGCATGGATCAATCAAAGTACTAATTACCTTAGAATTctaacattatttattttggtgtGATTCCTCTGCACAACATGCAGTAATTCCGCCACTCTAAAGCACAACCAATATACTcagatttcctttccttaaCAATCCAATGTTTCTAGTGCTTCCTGATAAACCAAACCCTTATATTTAAACGTGTATTTTAGACATTTTATGAAGGTGAATAAATGAAAGCAGTGTAAtgtaaagaaaacacagaaattatcATCAATACTAGGTTTCTACAAAACAGGAAGACAAGTTTCAGTCAGAAATAGCTGAACACTGACTCAGATAAAACAGGGAACTCTGAGTTCCTTCGTACTAGACAAAACCAGGCTCAGAGTTGGTCACGAGGCATGCTGAACCCTTGCAAGCTCCTTCTGAAATCACTGAGTGGTGCAGTTTTCAACACTGCCAGGGATCAAGGCATACGCAACTCACAATTATTATTACTAAGAAATACGCAGAATTTTTAGAAAGAATTATCTAAGAACAATAAATGCTTCAGACTGTAGTAAAAACTACTTCATCCAAAGTAAGGTTAATGTTCCTTGGATCAAAgactttactttttaaaaagtggatACCTGCGGTCCATCTCTGGCTTCATAGAAGTCACCCACTCCTATTTTTGCACTGAAGCTGAAATTGTCCCTTGAGATATCCATTATTCCATTTCTGCTGAGATACTGAAAAAATCACATATTTTTCCACTTCAGCTTGTAAATAATTACAACCCAGCTTTGTACAGCTAACTGCGAGTGTAATGATTTGCATATTTGATCAAGGTGATATACAGACCAAATCAGCAATCAGGCTGAGAAGTATTATCATCTCCTCACATCACGTATTTGGAAATAAGGATCTTTACTGGAGGAAAAAGTGGCATTCTTTTATTGTAAACATGCTTGGTAGCATAAGAACACAGAAGCGAAGAAAAGAATTTACTTTAATACCTTTACTACTTCAGGATACTGTCTCAGCTTCTTTCCACAAGGTGCAAAATACGCTACTTCTCCCTGAAGACGACCACCAAAGTTTCTTATTCGGGTTTCTCTTTGCCAGCTAGAATAACATGAAATGGATGCACATAACAATTCACTTCTTAAGAAATACATAATGCCAATTCCAGAATTTCACCTGAGGTACGGAAGTTGCATTCTAATTATCAAAAAATCaaacaggaagaaatagaaattgttACGATGTCAATTGTCAAAATTCTGATTATATGAATTCATTTCTATCAAGCTATtgataaaatacagattttagaACAATATTTCAAGGAGCTGGTTGAGTACAGAATGAACTGAAAGGACTAATGTCCAGTGGCAAAACTGCTAAAAGGCAAGTCATGTTTGCAAAGGAGTAAATTTGATGCACAAGTTAATGCATGAAATACGCTCATACTTCTAGAGAGATCTGCAGTCACTGTGAGTTGAAAATTGAAGTCCTTGAAGCccctttcttgttttaaaaatccttGGGGCTGAAATACATCATTTCTTTCCCAGCTGATTTTTGAAGGTATCATCTCCCCCTTACAGATTATCAAGAATATATGCAACCTACCCATATTCCAGAGGCACACGCAGCTCCCGTTCATCTGTGACTCTTCGTCTCTTTGAAATGCctaaaaaagaatttcttattAACACCGGAGcttacaaaaaagaaagtacCACGTTCCTAAACTGTATCTTTAAACTTATGTCCTGAAAAGTTAAATCATTTTTACATTCTAGATATTATATATCTAAAACTTAATGCAACTTTTTGCTCTTTGAAAATACCTTTTTAGTAGTAtttctttaacttctttttctaaaacagaacaaaaaaagcaatcatGCCATGCTAAGCTGCTTGTCTTGTTTATCTGTGTCAGGTATTATACAGAGATGCACTATAATAATGCCATGCACACCTGTATTTCTATACCAGACAGTTTTTTCaatacagaagatgaaaaaggaaatattcctTACTTTAAAAATCCATGACTAGACTCTATCCTCAAAGTGCACTTTGTATGAGACTGTGGTCAACTGCCaaaagtagaaaaattattCCAGCTATCCAGAATTCAAATACCTTTTGCTTTACTTGGTGCTAATcaagattttaataaaaaatataagtgaaaaagaaaatcaaatgtgGGGTTTAAAGACAGCTGAACCCCGGTACTTTTCCTCAGGTTTTTTCAGAGAACTGTACGTTATCAACTATGTACCCAAAtttggaaaaatgcatttctcaaaAAGGTTGTCTGGAGCTTTTGTTTGTAGAACATGACACGCCTCTTGTCTGTGTAAACCAACACAAGAAAGTACACCTTCCAAACTTGCTCAAAACTGTCACTACTTTATGACATAGTAGCACAGGTTTCCAATGGAGGTGACTAGAAGATAAGCCCCCCACGCTTGGATGCCAAACTTCTTGGACACACTGCTGCAGTCTTAAACTAACATGACCTTCATATTACTTCTAACAGTCATGGTAGAGGGAGCAAAATTGTTTATCCAAATACAACTGAATTGAGAAAAAGCTGTGTAATCAAAGTCAGATATGGAGAAGAGGCCATACACCTCTTCAGCAACTGACTACTTTTAGGTAAGATGAATACAGAATATTTAGCAGCGTTACGGCTATtcttagtggggaaaaaaagtactgaaCCTAACACAAGGAGACAGAATTAATGCGCTGAATCTGTCATGTCCACAactaacaacaaaaatccaccAGCCTTTTAAAACCATCATAAATCAACCcaaacttctgaaaaacaaaactaacttCACACTTGTAAGAACATGTAAGATTATTCTCAAATGTGAAATCTTTTATCGTGTAATTCACCTGCCTGCTCATGGAAAAAAACACGAAGTCGATCACATATTCCTTTAAAGTTAACGTACTTCATGTCAtggcattttgtttctgttccacAGAATTGAACTACAAAGACCAGTCTATGAGTGGATGTCACAATTATAAACTTACTTCACTTGTGTGTTAATTAAATATCAGGTTGCCAATTGAAAGCAGTAAATATGCAAATCGATTTATTTGTTACTGTGCAAATTGAGAAGTCTgaccttcaaaaaaaaaaaacacaggcttTTCTGCAGTAGTTGTATCTTTCCAAGTAGTTATCCAGTACAGGTTTATCAACATAACAGGAAAATGCTGTGTTCTTtccataattttttaaaaataattgtgtgaTCTCTACAATCTTATAAACTACTAGTTCAGAGTAATATGTTCGATAAAAACTGATCAATAAACAGCTTTAGcgaaataaatataaaatccaACTACTACTTGCAACTTTCTCTCAAGTACAAAATTACATGGACTAAGATGTCCCTGATTGAGTGTAACACCAGGTTTCTAGGTACCTGTAATTCTGCTGAATGATTCTAAGGTCTTTTGGAAACACTTGTGAAAAGATCACCTCATACTactgtttaaaatactttttgtaaGTACCTTTACAACACATGTCACTTAGGTGTTACACTGTATTATATAAAAAGACATGCAGATACCACAGTGTGAACTTGGTGTAAGAGTAGATGGTGTTGTCCCAAGAAAAACTGCAGGCTGGGTCTCAGGACATAAGGCAGATGGTGCAGAGCTTGGGGTCTTTGCTACTTGGAGATTTAGTGGAGTTGAATGAGCTGCAGGACCAATGGAAGAGCTCTTCATGGAGGAAccagttttcttcagtttcagtgGAGTTTTTTCGCCCTCGGTGTCTGTATCTGATTCATCCTGATCCTTATCAtcctcatcatcttcatcttcagaCCCATCTGTATCCGACTCAGAATTACTTTCAGACtctattaagaaaaattatagCAAAAGACAGATTAAGACCagttaattaaaagcaaacacactTAAAGGTTTAACACTTGCCTTTGGTCTTACTAAAAATGAAGGCTTTCTGTCTCTTTATAACATTCCTTTTACCTAAACTTCAAAATCCCTAAAATTATGACAGCATAAAGTAGTTCTGTGTTACAATGCACTGTTGCTCTTCATGAGGagaagagagacagaaacagaagtgttttaAGAGACTGTTTACCATAGGACAGACTACAGCTAGATTGCCCTATGAGCCTGGCACACGTGCCCTGCTGTGGGAAGGGCAACTATACAAGCTGTGAAATCCTGCacaaagaggaaacaaatgGTGGAACTGGGTGCAGAGAGAGGCATGAAAAATGGAGGTAAGGCAATCTGGGCAAAGTTAGAGAGAGGGTAAAGGACAGACAGGataaggaacagaaaagagGCGACAGTTCTGAGGTCAACAGAAGGTGTGTGGATAAAAGGTAAGAAGAGAATagcaaaagcagagcaggacacAAGGGATGTGGGCACACATGGGAAGGGAGTGGCTGGGAATATAATGAACTCTTCAAAACAAGTCATGCCTTTCTGAATCACTTgagttttgaaaaacaaatcagaaagtTACCTATGAATAACGCAGCCTTTACAACTGTCCTGGTACAACTCTCTAAGCTCATTCACTACTGTGCTCCTGAATAAAGCCTAGAAATATGCTTTTCTTACCAGTCTTAAAAATTTGAAGGCAGTTTTGCTTAGCCCTCTCTGACTGAGGAAGACTGCTCAGCAGATGGGCTCTGCCTGACAGAACCATCAACCAGCCTATCCTCTCCAACCCTCTCCTGTGCACCCTGCCACGGAAACAGTACATGAACTGCAGGTTGGGTGATTTGTCTGGATATTAGTTCTTTGATAGCCTTGCCAGAAGGACCTTGAACCCTATCTACCAGGACAGCTGAAAGTATGCTTGCCATGTAACCAAGTACTAGAATACCCAAAACATGATTTTGGATGTGACATAAGGAAGGACTGGGAGGCATGCACTACTTTCCATGCTATCTGTAAGACACCGGGTGGGCCATGCCACCTCAACATTGCCTTCccctaattaaaaaatactgcgGGAAATAAATACGTTTTCAACACAAAAATaagtttctgcttttcctatTAAAAAGTTTAAACCACCTGATTGGCTATCATCAGaatcatcatcttcatcatcctcatcttcatcttcatcgtcgtcatcatcatcatttgAGTCGTCAGATTCTTTACTGCTGGGGGCATCTGAGTCTACCCCTCTGAACTGCTCCACCACCAGTTTTGCAGATGGAAGGCGGTGTTGGGTTTTTACTGCATTTACTGCATTATTGCTGACTGGTTTATCCTTTCCTGAACCAGGTAACATAGGAGAGGTAGAGGGCACAACAAGTGTCCGGTtaccagttgtttttttcccacatgCACTCAAGTTCACTGGCAAAGAAAAGGGGGTACTGCTAGCAATGGCTACACTTTCATTGATCTTGGTTTgggatttctgttttgtagtAAGTGCAAGAGGAACCTCCTGGATGACGCTCTGAATAACTCCATTGGGTTGGTGATTACCTAAAAGTGCATTTGTCAGGAATGGATTAGAATGGTTGTTTTCCAAAGATGTGAGTTTTTGATGAGCTGGTGAACTGGACGTTGGTTTTGAGCTTGACAAAGATGCAATAACCTTCTTCAGGCTCTTAGATGATTCCTGTTTCtttagctgtgctgctgggaatgTCTGTTTATATTGTTcctaaagaaataagaaaaggaataaaatctgagtgtttttttttttttttccagccagaTGAACTCTATTAAATCAAAtatctgctttcagaaaagttCTTTTTAATAGAACGTAAGTGCTAGCTACAGAAGAAGAGATGAGTAGCTGCGTTCTTTCTGTCTCTCCAGTAGCTTTCAGTGCAAATCACGTAAGACAAGATGAACTGAAATCAAAATGAAGCTGACTTAAATTATGCAACGAACCTTATTCTCTTTCTGCATTGCTCTGGATGGCaattttcatgaagaaattaaatatgatctcaaacagaaaaaatagacTACACTTATGTAACTACACAGGGATAAACCCACTTTTTACTCGTTTCAATATATTTAATCTCCTTACTGAATGGTTTATTTTAAAGCACGTGGTAAATGCAACACACTAATGCTAGCCAAAATCCAACAGAAGGCTCTGGGCACTGGAAACTTTTACACAGAAAATTGTGAGAAAAAACGTTACTACTCAAAAGAACTGAGATACACAAGCTTTTCGtccctgaagaaaaagaaactaataCTTGAAAATTCTTCACATAAAGTTTAGAATCGCACAGTAGACTCTAGTGCTTCAGAAACACATGCATACAGAGCTTAGAGGGCGTTCTGCCtcaaattcttcaaaaataaggCAAATACAATTTCTTTGATTAAAGAAGTAGAATTAACATGGTGCATCTTAAATCAATTTTTATGTATTACATCAAATACATTTCTGGAAAAACCACTACTTAAAACTAAACACGAAACAAAGATCtataaaatagatatttatGTAGTACTTATTTCCAGtagaaaatttcagaaataaaagcagtaaatgGGCGACAGATCACCACTTAAAGACTCTCAACCTAAATTTGATACCAGAATCCACTTCCAATGGAAAAGACAGATATTTCcataattacatttatttacaaattCAATTAAACGATCAGCTTATTTAAACATTGAGAAGCACCTGGGATTTGGAAGGACAAAATGATTCACTTCCAatctagaagaaaaatgtttgaaatactTCAAGGTCTTTAAATCATAAGTTATCGGTGAATCTGGCTTCACTTTTCACTGTCATTACTTctacagtgttttaaaatatgaaatgtcTGGATGAATGCTTATACATACACACAcgtatacatatacatacacacacacacacaaccccAGCCTCAACATTTCTAAAATCACACATTTTTATTGCCATCCAATCTTCACTAAAATCAAACTGAATAGGAACCATGAAAACTTAGTGCTAGTCAACAAAAATGATTCTAACATAATTGcaaattgaaaaacaaagtacaaaatcaaaacaaagcttCATAAGCAACAAAACTGTTAGCATAGGTATGTATAAGCACACTGTAGGGTCCTGAtcagtaaaaagaaattttactgCAAAGGTCATACTGAGTTTTAATAGTTAATCCACGAACATCCTTCCATTTGCAAGGaacaaacacaacagaaaatgaaatttacaATGCTTATAAACCAGACATGGAAAATATTAAACCAGCACTTCGATTAAAACTTTGAGAAGGAAAGCTAAAAATGCCCATCCCATTCAATTTCCCAGGAGTGCTCTTCTCATTCTGATACATAATTTAGCTGCTCACATTTATTTAAGAGACGCACAACAAAATCCCTTTCTTTGTCAGCATAGAAGGGAAGAGAGATTATAACCTTCATAAGCCACCATGCAAAAGCCTATGCCATCTTCAAAATATCCTTTTGTTTCCAGGTATTACTGGGCTTACTGTATTAAAGATCTTATAATACAAAAATTACTCAGGTGAACTTCAAATAAAAGATACTGAATTAGCAAGAAATGATTGGAGACCatgttaaattatatttaaatatcaaATTTAAATAGAGTTTGATAACGTGGCAGTAAGTTACGTTAAGCAGACAGCACAGGTTACAAACAGCAAGAACAGTGATTTTTCACTCACTCGTTTTGATCGTACGTCGCTGATCAAAGGGATGGATTCTTCAGAGGTATTCTTATTCCCTGCTTTGAGTAAGTCAGGAGGAGGAACTAAGATTTTTAAATAGGCTTCCTTTTTGGCTTGATGTATCAACGACAAAGGTTTCACATTGGGAACCAATCCTGTAGACTGTATTACACTTGTGTGTTTGTTCACAGATTCCTCCTTCGCCTGAGAGCTTTGGAAAATAAACGGAAGTTGCTGTGACAAAACCTgaggctgcttctgctgggACTGGAATGATGAATGAGTCTGGGAATCAGACACAAGAGGTATCTGCTggtgtgttcttttttcttggGACTTTTCGTGGGCTTTTTGCCCATCAGTTTTCATATCTTTTACACCACTATGCATTAGCACCTGCAAAACACGCATTTACGAACATTCATGTTAGGTTACttaaagatgatgaaaaaaaaatcatccatcCTAAAGGAATAATTATACTCTTCTTGGCAGAGAATGAATAatactaatttaaaaataaatcctgtgACATatttagggtttttttccttccaagatAATCTCAGCATGTGAAGAAAACAGTCAGTAAAGAAGTGCTAAAATATGATTGCTTTTAACAAGTAATCTGACAGTAAACCTAACCCAGCATTCCAATTACGTTCTTCTACTTGGTATCAGGAAAAGTAATCATTTTACAATGAAAAAGCAACTGCCAAGGTGCAATATCTTGAAAAGGCACACTTTCAACTCAGTACCAGTGCACAGCACCTAACTTCTTTGTGTTGTTGGTTGTGagctttgttgctgttgttcattgttttgttttttttttaatatatttcataCTTGATAACAAAATTAAGCTTCTAGCCCCTCACtagcaaaaaacccacacttataggaaaaaaaatgagggaaaaacaaaataataaaaaaactgaTAAATCAAGCAAAAACTAGCATTCCTAACATTCATTAATATGCAGATAAATAATTTCTCTCTGGTACAAAcactagatgatttttttccacaaacagCTTCAAATGACAAGACTGCAAGCTGCAGAATGAGATGCCATACCTTGTTCTTGTTTTCGTGATgtgcttcattttcagaatcAGATTCATCATCTTCACTCTCTTCAACACTCtggtcctcctcctcctcttcatcctcctctAGGTCATCAGAATCACTGCTGCTTATGCCTTCACTTGATGTGTCTGATGAGGAGCCTGACTCACTGTCACTGTTACTGGAgctttctactgttttttttctaggtttCTACCAGGAAGAAGAACGCTTTGTTAGTGGTTCAGctttaattttatatattatcttattttaaaacaaaaccagtaaGATTCTATAGTAAAGGAGCCCGAAATCCCTTAGTAGAACTGTTTAGGCACTCTTTGCCAGGAACTAAAGAGGAAGAAGTGCTTCTCAATgtgatgaaaatgaaacaaaggtCACTAGGTTTTGCCACAACAGTTTTTGGAGCACATGACCTGCAGATCAGTTAAGCACCACAACATTTCAAAGCAACATGCCAAATTAGAACTGAGAAAACTGTCTGGAATTCAGATTTAGAAATCTACAAAATTCACTGCTTCCAAAAATTTCAAAAACCAAAAGCTTTCTtgcaaaataacacagaaataataCCAACATATTGAATTCATCAACACATTTCAGAGACACATTCATAGAAATTACATTATTTGTAACTTCACAGTATTTGCTACATTTCAACTAATTTCATAATTTGGTCTTCAAGAAGGCCAAATTTCTTCAGGAATGCTTGGTTCTTTCTATAAGTGCTTCTATTAATACAATGAGACTTCTAATGTCTTCAATATCAGATGGCTGcccttttttctgcatttgaattcagtaaaaaaaaagtcaacatctttgacttttctttcttctgataaATAGAAAGAGAATTccagaaaagatttttaaagccTAAAGATTTAATTTAGCTTCTGAAATTTTGTTTCAAACTACAAGAAATACAATTGCATAATTAAATATTCACTTCTCTTATGAGGATAGGTTGAGGAAGCTGCAtgtgttcagtctggagaagagactCCCTCTCcctgtggccttccagtacttacaGGGAgtttacaaacaggagggagagcaCAAACTATGTGCATGGTCTgataatgacaggacaagggggaatggctttaaactaaacaGGGGATTTTCAGATCAGATGTTTGATGGAAATCTTTTCCCcaggcagtgaggccctggcacaggctgcccagagaaatgCAGGTGCTCCATCCTTGGACTtgtccaaggccaggctgaacagggccctgggcagcctgagccagTGGCAGCCAGTCAGCCCGTGGCAGgctaagccattctgtgattttatgattccaaTAAATATTATCCAtgaatatatattcatatattacATATGTTTACACGCTAATAGCTGTAGATTAGTTGTGTTAAAATATACTTCCACTTTATAATTGCTTAATGTAAATAAACTTGTGTtatcaaatactgttattaCGCAGTAAAAATAGTGTGAACTGTTCACAAAC
Above is a genomic segment from Meleagris gallopavo isolate NT-WF06-2002-E0010 breed Aviagen turkey brand Nicholas breeding stock chromosome 7, Turkey_5.1, whole genome shotgun sequence containing:
- the LOC104911812 gene encoding bromodomain adjacent to zinc finger domain protein 2B-like isoform X1, with translation MESGERLTSSSVSSSAAASSPVSSTPSVASAVSKSGLTTGAASLSSTINTGEWWRTVDSHSRSGAAFFPPLLGISPLFAPPPQNHDSTPFHTRTTGKNNRGSLEKGINGSLNGNSTTAASAISTSVLSTSIATSAGQVKAITSGAGGRKYNQEQSKVQLLDARADKIKDKKPRKKTVESSSNSDSESGSSSDTSSEGISSSDSDDLEEDEEEEEDQSVEESEDDESDSENEAHHENKNKVLMHSGVKDMKTDGQKAHEKSQEKRTHQQIPLVSDSQTHSSFQSQQKQPQVLSQQLPFIFQSSQAKEESVNKHTSVIQSTGLVPNVKPLSLIHQAKKEAYLKILVPPPDLLKAGNKNTSEESIPLISDVRSKREQYKQTFPAAQLKKQESSKSLKKVIASLSSSKPTSSSPAHQKLTSLENNHSNPFLTNALLGNHQPNGVIQSVIQEVPLALTTKQKSQTKINESVAIASSTPFSLPVNLSACGKKTTGNRTLVVPSTSPMLPGSGKDKPVSNNAVNAVKTQHRLPSAKLVVEQFRGVDSDAPSSKESDDSNDDDDDDEDEDEDDEDDDSDDSQSESESNSESDTDGSEDEDDEDDKDQDESDTDTEGEKTPLKLKKTGSSMKSSSIGPAAHSTPLNLQVAKTPSSAPSALCPETQPAVFLGTTPSTLTPSSHCGISKRRRVTDERELRVPLEYGWQRETRIRNFGGRLQGEVAYFAPCGKKLRQYPEVVKYLSRNGIMDISRDNFSFSAKIGVGDFYEARDGPQGMQWCLLKEEEVIPCIRAMEGRRGRPPNPDRQHSREESRMRRRKGRPPNVGSTEFLDSTDAKLLRKLQAQEIARQAAQIKLLRKLQKQEQARAAKEAKKQQAIMAAEEKRKQKEQIKIMKQQVN
- the LOC104911812 gene encoding bromodomain adjacent to zinc finger domain protein 2B-like isoform X3, whose amino-acid sequence is MESGERLTSSSVSSSAAASSPVSSTPSVASAVSKSGLTTGAASLSSTINTGEWWRTVDSHSRSGAAFFPPLLGISPLFAPPPQNHDSTPFHTRTTGKNNRGSLEKGINGSLNGNSTTAASAISTSVLSTSIATSAGQVKAITSGAGGRKYNQEQSKVQLLDARADKIKDKKPRKKTVESSSNSDSESGSSSDTSSEGISSSDSDDLEEDEEEEEDQSVEESEDDESDSENEAHHENKNKVLMHSGVKDMKTDGQKAHEKSQEKRTHQQIPLVSDSQTHSSFQSQQKQPQVLSQQLPFIFQSSQAKEESVNKHTSVIQSTGLVPNVKPLSLIHQAKKEAYLKILVPPPDLLKAGNKNTSEESIPLISDVRSKREQYKQTFPAAQLKKQESSKSLKKVIASLSSSKPTSSSPAHQKLTSLENNHSNPFLTNALLESESNSESDTDGSEDEDDEDDKDQDESDTDTEGEKTPLKLKKTGSSMKSSSIGPAAHSTPLNLQVAKTPSSAPSALCPETQPAVFLGTTPSTLTPSSHCGISKRRRVTDERELRVPLEYGWQRETRIRNFGGRLQGEVAYFAPCGKKLRQYPEVVKYLSRNGIMDISRDNFSFSAKIGVGDFYEARDGPQGMQWCLLKEEEVIPCIRAMEGRRGRPPNPDRQHSREESRMRRRKGRPPNVGSTEFLDSTDAKLLRKLQAQEIARQAAQIKLLRKLQKQEQARAAKEAKKQQAIMAAEEKRKQKEQIKIMKQQVN